GTGGTTGAGCGCGAGCAGCTTGCGCACCACCGGAAACGCCACGCCCGGCTGCAGGATGTCGTCCTCGTGCTCGCGTTGGAACGCAGAATACGCCTCCACCCCGCTGGATTCGAACAAGGCGTGGCCCTCTTCGAGATCGAATAGCGCGCGCGAGGTCACCGCGACGGTCAATAACCTGGGGGAGTTGTCAGCCATTTGGGTGCCGGGATTGGAGATTGGGGAGTCGGGATTGGTCAAGGCAACAGCGCAATGCTGCTGCAGCCACAGCGCTGCATCCTACCGTTTCCACAGCACGCGCCGCGCAATGCTGCGCTGTCGATCTGCCCAATCCCAAATCGCAAATGCCCAATCCCCGCCCTCAAACTGCAAACTGCTCGCTGAAGATGCGTTCTTCCAGGTTATGTTCCGGGTCGAACAGCAGGGTCACGCGGCGTTGCGTGGATTCACGGATGGTCACTTCCACCACATCGCGGATTTCGTGCGAATCGGCGGTGACGCTGACCGGACGTTTGTAGGGATCGAGCACGCGGAAGCGCACTTCGGTATCGGCCTTGAGGATGGCGCCGCGCCAGCGTCGCGGGCGATACGGCGCGATCGGGGTCAGCGCCAGGGTGTGCGAGCCCAGTGGCAGGATCGGACCATGCGCCGAATAGTTGTAGGCCGTGCTGCCGGCCGGGGTGGCCACCATCACGCCGTCGCCGATCAGCTCGGCAATGCGGGTCTGCCCATTGAGATCCACGCTCAGATGCGCAGCCTGACGGGTCTGCCGCAGCAGCGAAACCTCGTTGTAGGCCAGCGAGCCGGCACTGGTACCGGATTCGGTCTGCACCAGCATTTCCAGTGGCCGCAGGTGGGCGGGCTCGGCGCGTTGCAGACGGGCCAACAGATCGTCCTCGTTGTCGCGATATTGGTTCATCAGGAACCCGACCGAGCCCAGCTTCATGCCGAACACCGGTTTGTCGGCAGCACCATGGCGATGCAGGGTCTGCAGCATGAAGCCGTCCCCGCCCAGGGCGCAGACCACGTCGGCCGTTTCCAGCGGATGATCGCCGTAGCGCTGCACCAGGCGCGCGCGCGCATTGGCCGCGGGCTCGGTCGGGCTGGCCAGGAAAGCGATACGGGGCGGTGCGGTCATCGTCGACTCCAGAACGTGCGAATCAGCATACCGCAGCCCCGTGGCGGGCTTGTTGCCGCTGCGTCCTGCCCTCGCCTGCGCGGCCGCAATGCGTTCGCGCGTGCAGGCGCTGCCACGCCTCAGAGCGGCAGACAAAACGTGGCGAGCGGTCGTCAGGCGGGGGGCGGACGGCGCGGAGGAACCGGAGTGTACGCGTGGTACATGCCGCACCGCGCACCGGCCGCGCCCGCCTGACGGTGAGCGCAGTCGTTTTGGTGGCTGCTCTGCGCCGTGTGCCGATGCGGCAACTGCGCTTGCTGGCGACTTTGCCACCGCACGCAGCACTGCATCGCACACAGCCAGGCTGGGCTCAGGCCGTCAACCGCCATGCGCGATGGATACGCGCATGCCGTTGGAAATCCGGGTCGATGGTGCGCGGGCTGATTTCCTCGCATTGCGCGAACTCGGCGACCGCTTCCTCGTCCAGCTTGAAACGGCGGAAGTTGTTGGAGAAATACAGCACGCCGCCCGGCGCCAGGCGTGCAACCGCAGCGCGCAGCAAGCGCACATGCTCGCGCAGGATATCGAAATCCTCCGCGCGCGCGGAGTTGGAGAAGGTCGGCGGGTCGCAGAAGATCACATCGAAATGCGCACGCTCGGCTTCCAGCCAGGCCAGCGCATCGGCCTGCACCAGCTTGTGCTTGCTGCCGGCCTGGCCGTTCAGGGCCAGGTTGTCGGCGCACCACTGCAGGTAGGTACCGGACAGATCCACGCTGGTGGTCGCGCTGGCACCGGCTACCGCCGCCTGCACGCTGGCCACGCCGGTGTAGCAGAACAGGTTGAGGAAACGCCGGCCCTTGCTCTGCTGCGCCATGGTGCCGCGCAACGGGCGGTGATCCAGAAACAGGCCGGTGTCCAGATAGTCGAACAGGTTCACCCGCAGCAGCGCGCCGTGCTCGCGCACGTTGACGATTTCGTTGCGCTGCTCGAAGCGGCCGTACTTGCTGCCGCCCTTGCCACGCTCGCGCGACTTCAATGCAACACGCTCGGCCGGCACCTCGAACACCTCGCGCGCAGCCGCCAACAACTCGCCCAGGCGACGGCGCACATCCGCCTCGGGAATGGTCGCCGGCGCGGCATATTCCTGCACATGCAGGAAGATGCGCCGGTCGCCATCGGCTTGCTGATATATGTCGATGGCAGCGGAATATTCCGGCAGGTCGGCATCGTAGACGCGGAAGCATTCGATGCCTTCGCGAGCACGCCACTTCTTGAATTTCTGCAGATTCTTGCGCAGCCGATTGGCCACCATCTGCGCGCCTTCGCTGAGCGCAGTCGGCGCCGCCAACGGCGTACGGCGCGGAACCGCGATCGGGTCGCAGACGATCAACGCACACTCGATCGCGCCATTGAACAGCTGGTACTTCTTGCCGGCGCGCAGCCCGGTGGCATAGGCCAGCTCGGCATTGCCGCACAGCAGGCTCGCACGCCACTGCGGCACCACCCGCTGAAGGGTGTCGCCAAGCTTGCGATACAAGACCGCATCGGCAGCCAGGCGCTCGTCGTACGGCGGGTTGCAGACCACCACGCCGGTGGCCTGCGGCGGGGATTGCAGGCCGCCGACCTCGCGCACGCCGAACCAGATCGCTTCGGCCACGCCGGCCACCTGCGCATTTTCCTTGGCGGCACGGATCGCGTGCGGGTCCATGTCGCTGCCCTGGATCACCTGCTTCAGCGCGGCACGACCTGCGCTGTCGCGTTCGCGTGCTTCATCCACCAGCTGCTGCCAAGCCGCGCGATCGAACCCGCGCCATCGACTGGGCACATCGCTGCCGTAGCGCTGCAGGCCCGGCGCCACGTCGGCGGCCATCAAGGCGCCTTCGATCAACAGCGTGCCACTGCCGCACATCGGGTCCAGCAAGCCGCCGCCATCGGCATACATGCGCGGCCAGCCGGCGCGCAGCAACACCGCCGCGGCCAGATTTTCCTTCAACGGCGCCTCGTTCTGCGCCATGCGCCAGCCGCGCCGGTGCAACGGGCCACCGCCCAGGTCCACCGAGATGGTGGCGCGGCCCTTGCGCAGCGACAGGTTCAACCGCAGGTCGGGGCTTTCCACATCCACCGACGGGCGTTCCAGCCCTTGCCGGCGCATGGTGTCGACCACCGCGTCCTTGATGCGCTGCGCGGCATAGCGCGCGTGCGTAATCGCGGTGCCGGAGACGTGCGCATCCACCGACAAGGTGTGGCCCACCGACAGGTGCTCGTCCCACGGCAGTTCGGCGACACCGGCGTACAGCGCGTCCTCGTCCGGGCAGTCGAACTCGGTGAGCGGCCATAGCACGCGGCTGGCCAGGCGCGACCACATGACGGCGCGCAGCGCGTCGCGCGGTTCACCCTCGACGTTGACGCCGGAAATGGTGGCGGTGGCCTTGCTGGCGCCAAGCGTCAGCAGCTCATCGGCAAGCAGGTATTCCAGGCCTTTGGCGCAGGATGCGAAGAATTTCACGTAGGCAGGTATCGATAAAGACGCTGGCCGCGGCGGCGAGCGTGGGAGCAGGACGGCGGGCCGGCGCCCGCAGGGGCAGTGCCGTGGCCGCCGGGTACGGGCGCAAATGGTCGGCCATCGCGGCCGGCATTACCACCCCCGCCGGCCGCATCGCCTGCCGCGCGATTCACCACGACGCCAGCGGCCACTGTGGCTGCGCGATATCCAGACGCTGCTGCAGGCCCAGCCGCTGCAGGAAGGCGGCGTCGTGCGAGGCCACCAGCAGCGCGCCGGTGTAGCTGCGCAGCAGCGCGCCGGTGTAGCTGCGCAGCAGCGCCTCGATTGCCTCCAGCGAGGCCAGATCCAGGTGATTGGTGGGCTCGTCCAACAACAGCAGTTGCGCCGGCCGTGCCCGGTACGGCGCGCAGGCCAGCGCAGCCTTGAGCGGCTGCCCGCCGCTGAGCTGGCCGCAGGGCAGATCCGCGCGCGCCCGATCCAGCCCCATCAGGGCCAGCCGCAGGCGCTGCGAACGCGCGGCGGTATCCGGGTCTGCGCCATACAGGTGCGCAAAAGCCGAGTGCGCCGGGTCCAGCATGCCCAGGTCCTGGTCCAGCTAGGCCACCGGCACATGCACCTGGCAATGGCCGGATGCCGGGCTCAGCTGGCCGCCCAGCAGTTGCAGCAACGAGGACTTGCCGCTGCCGTTGGGGCCGACCAAGCCGATACGCTGCTGCCCGTGCAGCAGCAGGTCCAGCTGTCGCCCGCCCCACCGCCGATCGCCGAGTCCCACCTGCTGCAGCGTTGCCGGCCGCCGCGACGCGATGGCTGGCTGCGCCGGCGCCGGTACGGCAATGGCCTGCGGGTCTTGCACCTGCGCCGCGGCCTGCACCACCGCCGCGGTCAGGTGCGCCTGCGCGATCTGCCGGCGATGTTGCAGACGCCCGGCACCGAGCTCGCTGCGCTGTTTCTGTGCACCGAGCAGGATCGGCGTCTGATTGGCCCGCGCGGCGCGGCGTGCCCCGCGCGCCTGACGTTGCTGTTGGCGTTGCTGCTGCGTCTGCAGCGCCTGCTCGCCACGCGCGCGGGCCTGCTTGCGCCGCGCGAGCAGCTCGGCCGCCGCCTGCTGCTCGTGAGCGCGCTGCTGCGCGTGATCGGTGTAGTTGCCGCCGTAGCTGCACAGCCCCGGCGCCGACAGTTCGACGATGCGTTGCATGCGAGCTGGGCGGCTGGCAACTGCGGATCGCGCCCCGCCCAGCCCGTGTTGCTGCGGCGCGGCGGCAAAGCCGGCATGCGCCGTCCAGCGCTCGCTTACCAATTCGACATCGGCAGGCGCCACGCTACCGCGTTCGATACGCTCCAGCGCGTCCAGCACCGGCGCCACGCCGGCAAAGCGCGCGCCGAGCGGTGCAACACCCCAGGGGTCTGGCTCCGCACATGCCTGCATACGGCCACGCGTTCAAGCAACGGCGTGTTGCCGGGCTACAGGACATCGGCGTGCGGTTGGCAGCATTGGGCATCCGCGTGCCGGCGCGACAAGCCCCGCGCCGCTGCACCTTCGCGTGCGCTCCGACGCAGCCGCGCTCAGTCGGCAGGCTTTCGCGCGATCACCGTGGGAAACGCGCAGGTGCTGTCGTCGATGAAGCGCACGTCCACAAAGCCTGCGCGCTCCAGCTGCTCCCGGGTCTGCGCGTGGGTGCGGAACGAGATGGCAACCTGCACGATCTCGGCAAGCACCAGCGTCTGCAGACGCAGGCCCTCCGCATCGATCGCGTCCAAGTTCCAGGGAGACTCGGGAGACAAACCAGGTGGAGGCGTCAGTGCGCTGGTCACCAGCGTTCCACCCGGCCGCAAGCGATCGTAGAACCTGCCGTACAGCGCCACCACGCGCTCCTCGTCCGGCTCATAGATGTTCAGGCCATTGCTGGTCAGCACATCCACGCTGGCCGCCTCTCCCGGTGCCCAGGCATCGTCGAGCTGCAGCGACAGCTGGCCCTCCAGACCATGCTGGCTGGCGAGGCGGCGCGCGCCCTCCAGCGCCTCGGGATCGAGGTCGACGCCGATCAGGCGCACGCCGGGGCACTGCCGATAGTCGAGCAGCAGCAGTTCGCCCATCCAGCCGCAAGGGATCGATGCCAGGACGATGCCCGGACGCAGCAACGCCTGCAGCTGTTGACGAAAAATGCCGAACCGCTCGCGCGTGGCCAACAGCGAGGGCATCGACTCGAACAACGCGTATTGCAGCGCCGGTGTCGACTCCTTCGCCAAGCTTCCCGATGGATGGGTCACCATCTGGTGCGTCCATTCGGCATTGAGCCCGCGACTGACGAGCAGAAAGCGACCCAGCGCGAAGGTCCATAGCTCGTCCACCAGGGCAAGCAGTTCATCCACGTGCGCATCGGCGCCGCTGGCGGTGGCCCGCAGACGCGCGCGAACCGCCTGCAACAGGGCCTCGTCCTGCGGCGGGGTCTCGGTGGAATGGGAAATCAGCTGGCCACGAGAAGTGGATTGGCCCGGGTGCAGATCGTTGTCTTGCATGGTCCGCCTCCGCATCGGCAATGGGGGATTCCATCGTCGTGCCCAAGGTTGCAGAGCCCACCACCGCGCGGTGGTCGGAAGGACGAGGCCAGTTGCCGGGAAACGAATCTTTGCCGGTGCGTGCATGCCGGCCGCTCCCGTCCATCTCCAACGAACGGCCGCCGGTGACGTTGTCGCTGCCGCTCTCAGCCCAGTCCGAATGCCGGGTGATACGCCACATCGGCCAGGGGCAGCAGGCGGTCGCCGAATGCCAGCGCCTGCAGTTCCGATACCGGCGCTTCGGGCAGGGTCAGTCCGGGTTCGACCGCAAATTCCAGCTGTCTGAAGAAGCCCGGCGCACCCAATGCCAGACAACCGGCCGCGCCGCGTTCGCGCAGATTCGCCAATGCCGCCTGCACCAGCCGCGTGCCCAGACCCTGGCGTTGATGCCCCGGCCCCACCGCCAAAGGCCCCAGCGCGTACCAGCCGGACGAGCCGTCCGACAGCGATACCGGCGAAACCGCCAGATGCCCCACCACGTAGCCGTCGTGATCGGCCACCAACGACAACGCCAGCGCCTCGTCCTCGCGCAGTGCCGCGATCACGTGCTGCTCGTCGTGGCGGCTGTGGTCGTCGCGCATGAACGCGACCATGGTCAGAATCTCGATGGCGGCCGCATCGTCTTCACCGGCTGCGCGAATCAGCACGTTCATCGCTGACCTCGTTGGCAGCGCCAGCCACGGCACGCGTGCATCACAGGCTGTTCAACAGATCGGCGAACGCGGCCGACGCCGCATCCACATGCGCAGCCAGATCGTGTTCGTCGTCGACCAGCAACAACCGCGCACGCCGCGCCTGCGCCCAGGCAATCACCTCCGCCGCCGGGATCAACGCGTCGCGCCAGGCATGCACGATGGAGATCGGTACCGGCGCGGCATCCAGTGCCGGCATCGGGCCCATCGTGGTGGGCGGCACCATCAGAAACAGGCCCTGGGTGGGTACCTGTAGCGACACCTGTGCGGCGATGTAGGACCCCAGGCTGGAACCGGCCAGCACCAGCGGGCCCTTGTCTGCGGCTGCACGCGCAATCTGCAACAGCCGCAGCAGCCGCCCCTGCACATCGCCAAGCCGGCTGATCTCGCGCTGCGCATCCAGATCGGTGAAATCCGGGCGCTCGTGGGTCCAGCCCAGACGCTCGGCCACCTCTGCCAGCGCGGTGACCTTGCGTGCGGCCGGACCACTTTCGAAGCCGTGCGCCAGAATGCAGTGACCGCGGCTCATAGCGCCTGCACCGTAGCGCCCAGCCGCACCACGCCGCCACGCAGGATGCGCGCGCACAAGCCGCCGTGCCCGCGCATCGCGTTGTAGCCACCGGCTCCCAGCGCGTCTTCCATGCGCGAGCAAGGGTCGCAAGGGTCGGTGCCTTCCAGCTCGACATCGCCGATACGGAAACGCCGCCCCTTCAACGCGATCAGCGGAATCCCGCTGACCACCAGATTGCGTCGCAGCGTGGCCGGCGCGATCGCCGCGTGCCCGGCCAGCGCCGCGATCACCGGCAGATGCTCGGCCTGGATCAGGGTGACCCCACGCTTGCCACTGCCGCCCTTGTAACGATCGCCCACCAACCCGATGCCGGCGGTGGCCTGTACCGCGTCCACCTCCAGCATCTCCACATCACGCGCCGGACGCACGCCGATCCAGGTCACCTGACCGGTCTGCGGCAGCGTCGCCATCAATTTGCCCAGGGGGCTGTCGGGATTCAAAGCCATCGTCGAATGCTAGCATCCACCTCATGTCCGATGCCGTCCTGCCGTCGCCGCCGATCACCTACGCGCCGTTGCCCTACGAATCGCGCCTGGCCCGCCGCGCGCTTGGCCAGATCGACATGGTGGTCATCCATTGCACCGAATTGCCGGACATGGCGATGGCGCGCGACTACGGCGAGCGCGTGCTCTACGACAGCGGCACCGGCAATAGCGGCCATTACTACATCGATCGCAATGGCAGCATCCAGCAATACGTCGCGCTCGAGCGCGTCGCCCATCATGTGCGTGGGCACAACCCGCACACGCTGGGCATCGAACTGGTCAACAGCGGGCGGTATCCGCACTGGCTGGATTCGCGCCATCAGCAGATGCACGAGCCATATCCAGAGGCGCAGATCGCCGCGCTTGTCACGCTGTTGCAATGGCTGCAACAACAGCTGCCTGCGGTGCATCGCATCGCCGGTCACCAGGAACTGGATACCACGCTGGAAGCGGCCAGCGACGATCCAGCGCGCAAGATCCAGCGCAAGCTCGATCCTGGCCCCCTGTTTCCGTGGCCCCGTATCGAAGCGGCGGTCAACTGGTCGCATGCGATGCGTTGAACGCATGCCCGGTCAGTGCGTGCAACGCCAGAGTGATCAGGGGTCCAGCGCGCGATAGGTCTTTTCGCCCGCGTTCACCGCCACGTCCAGCCGATTTTCCGGCGGCGCGATCGGGCAGACCACATGGGTGGTGAAGGCGCAGGGCGGATTTTCGGCCAGATTGAAATCCAGGGTCACCTGCCCGTCGCGTGGCATCGCGGTGAATAGATAACGCGCGCCGCCATAGCTCTCCTTGCCGCTGGTGCGGTCGGCGAACAGGAAGAACAATCCACTGACGTCGTCCTGCACGATCGGCTGCAGGCGATACTCCCGGCCATCGCGCTTGAACACGGCCTCACCTAGAACCTCCACCGTCAGCGGCGTGCCGATCGATGTCAGCAAGGTGACGCTGCGTGGCGTGGCATACGGCTGCCAGCGCGCCTGCAAGCGCCAGTGCGGATCGGTCGGAAAATAGTCGAAACCCTGAAAACGGCTGACTGCCGCTGCGCCCGGGTCGCGGAAACGCCAGCCGAACAACGTGCCGGTCTGCACCAGATAGAACTGCCGGTTCTGCACGTCGAGCCGGTCGCCACGCCGACCTGCGCGTTCGGGCTCCAGAGTGACCTCACCGACCGGCTGCCCGTTCAAGCGCACCGTCACGCCGGCCGCAGCGCGGAAATACACATGTCCTGCGGCATCCAGGCTCAGCTCGCCCAACTGCGCCGGCCCGGCCGGCAGGACGAGATCGCTGTGCGGATCGCTGCCTACCCGGTAACGGCCTGCGCGCAGGCGACCGGAGCCGGTGTAGCTCAGCCAGCCATCGGGTGCGCGCACCTGGTCCAGTCGCCGGGCGCGCGCCTCTTCCAGTGCGAGCTGATAGACCTGCGTGCCGTCCGCGTCATGGCGGCCGCTTATCCGCACACCGTCGGTGTCGGCGGTGGATCCCGCCGAACACGCCGCCATCGACATTACTGCGGCGCACACGACGCCGGCCTGCGAATGCAACCGCATGTCATCCCCAACCCTGCAAGAAACCGCGCTCCGCGCCGCGAGCCTGCGTCCCCACAGACACCAGTCCTGCCCGTAGTGTGCCTGATCAGGCAGTGGTCGCGACCGGACGCGACGGATCCTGCAGCCATCCACTCCAGGAACCGGCGTACACGCGCGCACCGGGCAGCCCGGCCACTTCCAGCGCCAGCAGCAGATGGCAGGCAGTCACGCCGGATCCGCACATCACCACCGCCTGCTCGGGCCGGTACGTGCCCAGCAACGTGGACAGCTCCGCACGCAACTCGTGCGCCGGCTTGAAGCGGCCATCGCGCAGGCTCAGGTCCAACGGGCGACTGAGCGCACCGGGCACGTGTCCGGCCACCGGGTCGATCGGCTCCACTTCGCCGCGAAAACGCTCGCCGGCCCGCGCATCCAGCAGCCAGCCCGGCGCCTGCTGCAGCCGGGCCTGGATCTGCTCGGCCTCTACCACCGCATCGGCATCGAAACCACCCGGATACGCAGGGCCGGCGTGCAATGCCGGTGGCTCGGTGGTCTGCGCCAGGCCTGCGCCGCGCCAGGCAGCCAGCCCGCCATCGAGTACCGCCACCTGGCGATGTCCCATCAGCCGCAGCATCCACCAGGCGCGCGCGGCCGCCATGCTGCCATCGCCGGCGTCGTAAACCACCACCTGGCTCTCCGGCTCGATGCCCCATGCGCCCAGACGACTGGCAAAGTCGGCGCTGTGCGGCAACGGATGCCGCCCCTGCCCGGGCCGCGACAGATCGGCAAGGTCATGCTCCAGATCCACGTACTGCGCACCGGGCAGATGCCCCTGCGCGTAGGCCTTGCGTGCGGCATCCGGGTCCGGCGCAGTCGGCGGCGCGGCGCGCGCGTCCAGCATGCGCAGCTGCGGATGCGACAAGGCGCCTGCCAGCGTGGCGCTGTCCACCAGCGTGGTCCAGTTCGGCTCTGTACTCATGCAACCTGCTCCAGGCGACGACGAAGATTGAGAAGAATGGCGGCCGTGGCGCCCCAGATGCGTTGCCCCGGCCAATCGTATTCGAGCACGCGGCGCGGCCGCCCGCGGAACTCCAGCTCCACGCTGCGCAGGTTGTCGGGATCCATCAAATAAGCCAGCGGCACCTCGAAGACCTCGGCCACTTCCTCCGGCTGCGGCACCGCCACGAAACCGGGGTCGATCACCGCCACCACCGGCGTCACCCGAAAGCCGCTCACGGTCAGGAACGGATCCAGATAGCCCAGCGCATGCACCTGCCCGGCGCCCAGCGCGATTTCCTCGCAACTCTCGCGCAAGGCTGCCGCCACCGCGTCGGCATCGGACGGCTCCATGCGCCCGCCCGGAAAGCTGACCTGCCCGGCATGATGGCGCAGGCTGTCGGTGCGCCGGGTCAGCAGCACCGTGGTGCCCTGTTCGCGCGGCACCAGGCCGCACAGCACCGCCGCTTCGGCGCAGGCACCGCCTTCGCTCAGATCGATCAGCTCGGCATGGTTCCAGCCCGGCCCGTCGGGCGCGGTGTCCAGTGGATACAACGCCCGCCGCATCCGCGCATATTCGGGCAGCGCAGCGAGCAGCCCGCGCGCCGGCAAGACGGTGTGCAACAACTCCTGGCGTTCGGCGTCGCTCATGCTCATCCAGCGTGCAATTTCATCCAGGCTGCGCAGGCAGCCGACGCAGTGCGACTGCGCGTCCAACGAACATACACCGATACACGGGCTGGCCAGCTGCGCACCGGCCGAATCGGTGTCGCTCATCGTTCGCTCCTGCCGAACCGGTGCGGTTTTCCCATCGCTCTGCTCGCGCCTGTCTACCGATCCAAAACGACAACGCCGGCCTGGTGGCCGGCGTTGTCACTGCAACAGCAAATGCGACTACTTGACGCTGACCAGCTTGATTTCGAACTGCACTGCCACGTTCGGCGGGAACGGAGTGCGCGGGTCGGCACCGTAGGCCTTTTCCGGCGGCAGGGTCACTTCCCACTTCGAGCCGGCCGGCATCTGCAGCAGCGTGTCGCGCATGGCCTGCATTTCGACTTCGCTGACCTTGATGGCCGGGATCTGCTGCGCCGGACGTGCCTTCTCGCGGTCGCCGAACGGGAACGGACCAGCCACTTCCAGCTGCACGGTGCTGGCCTGGGTCGGCTTTGCGCCCTTGCCCGCTTCGATCACGCGGTACTGCACGCCGCTCGGCAGCGTCTGCACGCCAGCGGTGCTCTTGTTCTTGGCCAGGAACGCATCGCTCTTGGTCTTGTTGGCCGCAGCGGCCTTGTCGTACTCGGCCTTGGCCTGCTGGGCACGGCCCTGCTCGCGCTTCTGGAACGCTTCAACTGCCGGCTTCAGCTGGTCGGCAGTGATCGCCGGCTGCTTCTTGGCATAGGCGTCCTGCAGACCCTTGACCACCGAGTTGATGTCGAGCTGCTCGCCGCGACCGGTGAGCTCGGCAAGGTTGTTGCCGTAGTCATAGCCGAAGTAGTAGCTCAACTTGCCCTTCTCGGACGTCGTGTCCTGGGCCAGTGCATTGCCCGTCAGGGCCAGGGCCGCCACAGCGACCGCGATAGAACGCAACTTCATCAAACAATTCTCCAGGGTGGTGGCACAGGACGGGTCTGCCGCCTGAGATGACGCGCTAGGATAGCGGCCGCGATACCGAACCGCCACTTATCACGAAAGCTATGACCAGCAAGGCTTTCGGAAGTTCCGTATTTACTATTTTTTTACGTTCACAAGGGTTTTCGATGTCCAATCACGTCATTCTGATCGCCGATCACGCCAGTGTCCGGACCATTACGGTCAACCGGCCGGACAAACTGAACGCCTTGAACTGCGACACCATGCTGGCGCTGGACCAGGCCTTCGCCGACGCGGCCAAGGCTGACGACGTGCGCGTGGTGGTCCTCACCGGCGCCGGGCCAAAGTCCTTCGTGGCCGGCGCGGACATCGCCGAAATGAGCGGGCTGTCCGCGATGGAGGGCCGCGACTTCTCGCTGGTGGGGCAGCAACTGATGCGCCGGATCGAGCGCATGCCCAAGCCGGTCATTGCGATGGTCAACGGATTCGCGCTCGGCGGCGGGCTGGAACTGGCCATGGCCTGCCACCTGCGCATCGCCGCGAGCACCGCACGACTGGGCCAGCCGGAAATCAATCTTGGACTGATCCCCGGCTTCGGTGGCACGCAGCGCCTGCTGCGCCTGACCGGACGTGCCGCCGCGCTGGAGCTGTGCCTGCTCGGCCATCCCATCGATGCGGCCCGCGCCCTGCAGCTGGGCCTGGTCAATCGCGTGGTCGAGCCGGATGCCCTGCAGCAAGAAACCCAGGCAGTGGCGCAGCGTCTGGCGGACTCGGCGCCGCTGGCGGTACGCGGCATTCTGGACGCGGTGGTCTTCGGTGGCGAATGCGGGCTGGAAGAGGGATTGCAGCTGGAAACCGCGGAATTTGCGCTGTTGTTTGCCAGCGAGGACATGCGCGAGGGCACCCGCGCGTTTCTCGACAAGCGCCCCGCCCAGTTCCGCAATCGCTGACGCATCATGCTGCCCGACTCCACGCAAGCCATACCCGCCTTGCCACGGCAGCTATTCGACTGCGTGCAGGCGGACGATCTCGATCGTGCGCTGGCACTCGGACTGATGGACTACCAGCCGACGCCGCAACAAGACGATACGGACGCCACGCCAGCCGACGTCGTCGCTGCACTGCTTGCCGCGCAACAGCGCCTGCGCACTGCCTGGGCCGCACGCGAACGCTACAGCCAACGTGCAGCACGCCTGCAACTCCGCGCTGCCGAGCGCGAGGCGCGACGTGCGCCTGCCCCGGCGCCCAGCCAGGCGGCCGTGCCCGCGTTGCCGCCGCTGGCTGCCACCATCCTGGCGCGCGCCAAGGCCAAGGCGACCGGAGGTGCGCAGTCTTGAATACCGTTCGCCCCGCCGCCGCGCCACGCCGCGGCAGCACCATGCGCAAACCCGCGATCCAGGAAATGTTCGTGCGGCTGCGCGAACTCAATCCGCATCCCACCACCGAGCTGGAATACACCACGCCTTTCGAACTGCTGATCGCCGTGTTGCTCTCGGCGCAGGCCACCGATGTCGGCGTCAACAAGGCCACCCGCAAGCTGTATCCGGTGGCCAATACCCCGCGCGACATCCTGGATCTGGGCGAAGAAGGCCTGAAGCGTTACATCTCCACCATCGGCCTGTTCAACGCCAAGGCCAAGAACGTCATCGCCACCTGCCGCATCCTGCTGGAGCACCACGGCGGCGAGGTGCCGCACGATCGTGCA
The window above is part of the Xanthomonas cassavae CFBP 4642 genome. Proteins encoded here:
- a CDS encoding alpha/beta hydrolase, which encodes MSRGHCILAHGFESGPAARKVTALAEVAERLGWTHERPDFTDLDAQREISRLGDVQGRLLRLLQIARAAADKGPLVLAGSSLGSYIAAQVSLQVPTQGLFLMVPPTTMGPMPALDAAPVPISIVHAWRDALIPAAEVIAWAQARRARLLLVDDEHDLAAHVDAASAAFADLLNSL
- a CDS encoding MOSC domain-containing protein, coding for MALNPDSPLGKLMATLPQTGQVTWIGVRPARDVEMLEVDAVQATAGIGLVGDRYKGGSGKRGVTLIQAEHLPVIAALAGHAAIAPATLRRNLVVSGIPLIALKGRRFRIGDVELEGTDPCDPCSRMEDALGAGGYNAMRGHGGLCARILRGGVVRLGATVQAL
- a CDS encoding SAM-dependent methyltransferase, which codes for MQDNDLHPGQSTSRGQLISHSTETPPQDEALLQAVRARLRATASGADAHVDELLALVDELWTFALGRFLLVSRGLNAEWTHQMVTHPSGSLAKESTPALQYALFESMPSLLATRERFGIFRQQLQALLRPGIVLASIPCGWMGELLLLDYRQCPGVRLIGVDLDPEALEGARRLASQHGLEGQLSLQLDDAWAPGEAASVDVLTSNGLNIYEPDEERVVALYGRFYDRLRPGGTLVTSALTPPPGLSPESPWNLDAIDAEGLRLQTLVLAEIVQVAISFRTHAQTREQLERAGFVDVRFIDDSTCAFPTVIARKPAD
- a CDS encoding GNAT family N-acetyltransferase, which translates into the protein MNVLIRAAGEDDAAAIEILTMVAFMRDDHSRHDEQHVIAALREDEALALSLVADHDGYVVGHLAVSPVSLSDGSSGWYALGPLAVGPGHQRQGLGTRLVQAALANLRERGAAGCLALGAPGFFRQLEFAVEPGLTLPEAPVSELQALAFGDRLLPLADVAYHPAFGLG
- the rlmKL gene encoding bifunctional 23S rRNA (guanine(2069)-N(7))-methyltransferase RlmK/23S rRNA (guanine(2445)-N(2))-methyltransferase RlmL, yielding MKFFASCAKGLEYLLADELLTLGASKATATISGVNVEGEPRDALRAVMWSRLASRVLWPLTEFDCPDEDALYAGVAELPWDEHLSVGHTLSVDAHVSGTAITHARYAAQRIKDAVVDTMRRQGLERPSVDVESPDLRLNLSLRKGRATISVDLGGGPLHRRGWRMAQNEAPLKENLAAAVLLRAGWPRMYADGGGLLDPMCGSGTLLIEGALMAADVAPGLQRYGSDVPSRWRGFDRAAWQQLVDEARERDSAGRAALKQVIQGSDMDPHAIRAAKENAQVAGVAEAIWFGVREVGGLQSPPQATGVVVCNPPYDERLAADAVLYRKLGDTLQRVVPQWRASLLCGNAELAYATGLRAGKKYQLFNGAIECALIVCDPIAVPRRTPLAAPTALSEGAQMVANRLRKNLQKFKKWRAREGIECFRVYDADLPEYSAAIDIYQQADGDRRIFLHVQEYAAPATIPEADVRRRLGELLAAAREVFEVPAERVALKSRERGKGGSKYGRFEQRNEIVNVREHGALLRVNLFDYLDTGLFLDHRPLRGTMAQQSKGRRFLNLFCYTGVASVQAAVAGASATTSVDLSGTYLQWCADNLALNGQAGSKHKLVQADALAWLEAERAHFDVIFCDPPTFSNSARAEDFDILREHVRLLRAAVARLAPGGVLYFSNNFRRFKLDEEAVAEFAQCEEISPRTIDPDFQRHARIHRAWRLTA
- a CDS encoding NAD kinase produces the protein MTAPPRIAFLASPTEPAANARARLVQRYGDHPLETADVVCALGGDGFMLQTLHRHGAADKPVFGMKLGSVGFLMNQYRDNEDDLLARLQRAEPAHLRPLEMLVQTESGTSAGSLAYNEVSLLRQTRQAAHLSVDLNGQTRIAELIGDGVMVATPAGSTAYNYSAHGPILPLGSHTLALTPIAPYRPRRWRGAILKADTEVRFRVLDPYKRPVSVTADSHEIRDVVEVTIRESTQRRVTLLFDPEHNLEERIFSEQFAV